DNA sequence from the Paenibacillus physcomitrellae genome:
CAGCTTAATATTTCATTTCCGGATAAAGCGGGAAACGGTCGGTCAGCGCTGTAACGCGTGCTTTAGCTTTCTCAAGCGCAGCAGTGTCCTGCGGCGCTTTCAGAGCAGCCGCAATGATCTGGCCGATTTCGACCATGGCCTCTTCATCCATGCCGCGGGAAGTAGCAGCAGGTGTACCGATTCGGATACCGCTGGTAACAAAAGGGCTGGTTGGATCAAACGGAATCGCGTTTTTGTTCACGGTAATGCCGATAGAATCAAGCACATGCTCGGCATCTTTACCAGTGATGTTCAGGTTGCGCGTATCGATCAGCATCAAATGGTTATCCGTGCCGCCGGATACAAGGTTCAAACCTTCTGCAAGCAGCGTTTCCGCCAGCTTCTTGGCATTTTTTACGACATTTTCGGCGTAGGTTTTGAAAGAAGGATCCAAAGCTTCACCCAAAGCAACCGCTTTGGAAGCGATGACATGCATCAAAGGACCGCCCTGAATACCCGGGAAGATCGCTTTGTCGATCGCCTGCGCCCAAGGCTTCTTGCACAGAATCATGCCGCCGCGCGGACCGCGGAGCGTCTTGTGCGTCGTTGTCGTAACAAAATGAGCATGCGGCACAGGGTTCGGGTGAAGACCTGCGGCAACAAGACCGGCAATGTGAGCCATGTCTACCATAAACAGAGCGCCGACATCATTGGCGATGGAGGCGAAAGCTTCAAAGTCGATCGTACGCGGATAAGCGCTCGCGCCGGCTACGATCAGGCGGGGACGATGCTTGAAGGCCGCTTTGCGGACTTCTTCATAATCAATTGTAAAGCTGTCTTCCTGCACGCCATAAGCCACAAAGTTGTACAGCAAACCGGAAGCGTTAACCGGGCTGCCGTGCGTCAAGTGACCGCCGTGAGCCAGGTTCATGCCGAGTACGGTGTCGCCAGGCTTCAGAGCTGCGAGGTATACAGCCAGGTTAGCCTGTGCGCCGGAATGCGGCTGCACGTTGGCATGCTCGGCGCCAAACAGCTCTTTGGCGCGGTCGCGGGCCAGATCTTCCACGATGTCTACGTGTTCGCAGCCGCCGTAGTATCTTTTGCCCGGATAACCTTCCGCATATTTGTTCGTCAACACGGAGCCCATAGCTTCCATAACTGCTTCGCTGACAATGTTCTCGGACGCAATCAGCTCAATGTTGTTGCGCTGGCGCTTCAGCTCCAGGTTCATCGCTTCCAGAACCGCCGGATCTTGCTTTCTCAAATACTCCATCATGCCAAAAATCCTCCCTGTATAGATAAATTAAATAACTTCCCATGGTCAATCAAAATTCTAAATTCCAAAATTCAAATCTAAATCTAAATTTAAATTTAAAAGCACAAATCCAATTTCAGGCCAAGCCGCAAAACTCTCCGCCGTCTTAATCGCAGAGCTGCTCGCCGTCCGTCTGGGGAAGGCGATAAACGGCCCGCTCCCCGCCAATCAGCTTGGGACGGGTCATCGCCGCGTTGACTCTCGCCTGTCCGACATACCGCCGGGACAACCGGAGCGGAACCGCTACCCGGCGAAGATGCATACCGATCAGCGTCTCCCCGATATCCAGCCCGGCATGGGCTTCCATGCTTTCTGCCAAGCAAGGCTCGGCAA
Encoded proteins:
- the glyA gene encoding serine hydroxymethyltransferase — translated: MMEYLRKQDPAVLEAMNLELKRQRNNIELIASENIVSEAVMEAMGSVLTNKYAEGYPGKRYYGGCEHVDIVEDLARDRAKELFGAEHANVQPHSGAQANLAVYLAALKPGDTVLGMNLAHGGHLTHGSPVNASGLLYNFVAYGVQEDSFTIDYEEVRKAAFKHRPRLIVAGASAYPRTIDFEAFASIANDVGALFMVDMAHIAGLVAAGLHPNPVPHAHFVTTTTHKTLRGPRGGMILCKKPWAQAIDKAIFPGIQGGPLMHVIASKAVALGEALDPSFKTYAENVVKNAKKLAETLLAEGLNLVSGGTDNHLMLIDTRNLNITGKDAEHVLDSIGITVNKNAIPFDPTSPFVTSGIRIGTPAATSRGMDEEAMVEIGQIIAAALKAPQDTAALEKAKARVTALTDRFPLYPEMKY